Proteins encoded together in one Pseudomonas asiatica window:
- a CDS encoding M3 family metallopeptidase yields MDNPLLQNSRIPVDYPSITLQNMQFAFDHVLLVHEQGIERIIREQQALPTWDDMVLAVDGLDSQLLTVLYAASPLVGRDQAWAVAIFDFFAKATERFEQKFANSALQALYERLANSDIGKQLDAQKRATLRWHLHKFTSSGASLDPAGKVRLAELLKRIGAAREAFRSNINRPGLSITDESELSGVPQRIRDELASRAQEAGEPGWLIACESVTTDAVLKHADNRQLREHVYRAYNTRGVGLGQQQDNRSHLEQLARLLEEKAHLLGFASHLEQSLHSKSAGSVAQVRGFLHDLADHVRPAVLQWRADMQHQAAARGLGNVQPWDIAYLQASSREVLSTEALREHFPLNAVVSALQQLAEKLFGVTLLAKPLATWDESVQPFEVWQDNALIGFLYLDAVQHAGKQPDSVFTTYIRNRRVDAEGIFQAASVVVYSDVPAALPGSQPLLDHLSLRKLFHEFGHALHHLLVRTTNHVMSNVTELGTDGVELFGKLFERWVWDADYLVAISSPLQDGSKLSRARVDECLRRLRQQGVEETARDLSMALFDLDLHGTPNDGRSLEQRLGDARERCGYWPLADFEHPAHAFDHLVNGYDAGYYAYLWSDVHAFDLFTRFEAQGLLDRATGRALQETLLAPGASRPLRDGIEAFLGRQSSQLPFLRWHGLK; encoded by the coding sequence ATGGACAACCCCCTTCTGCAAAATAGCCGTATCCCCGTCGATTATCCTTCGATCACGCTTCAAAACATGCAGTTTGCCTTCGACCACGTGCTGTTGGTGCACGAGCAAGGCATCGAGCGCATCATTCGCGAACAGCAGGCACTGCCAACCTGGGATGACATGGTGCTGGCGGTGGACGGGCTGGATAGTCAACTGCTGACGGTGTTGTATGCCGCCTCGCCATTGGTTGGTCGGGATCAAGCCTGGGCCGTTGCCATCTTCGACTTCTTCGCCAAGGCCACGGAGCGGTTCGAACAGAAATTCGCCAATTCAGCACTGCAGGCCCTGTATGAGCGCTTGGCCAACAGCGACATCGGCAAGCAGCTGGATGCCCAGAAACGCGCCACGCTGCGCTGGCATCTGCACAAGTTCACCTCCAGTGGTGCATCGCTCGACCCCGCAGGCAAGGTACGCCTGGCCGAACTGCTGAAACGGATTGGCGCTGCGCGCGAGGCGTTTCGCAGCAACATCAACCGGCCAGGGCTGAGCATTACGGATGAGTCCGAACTGAGCGGTGTACCTCAACGCATCCGTGACGAGCTGGCTAGCAGGGCACAGGAGGCGGGTGAGCCGGGTTGGTTGATTGCATGTGAAAGCGTGACTACCGACGCCGTGCTCAAGCATGCCGACAACCGGCAGCTGCGTGAGCACGTATACCGGGCTTACAACACCCGAGGCGTCGGCCTTGGCCAACAGCAGGATAATCGCTCGCACCTGGAGCAACTGGCGAGGCTGCTGGAAGAAAAGGCCCACTTGCTCGGTTTTGCCAGCCATCTGGAGCAGAGCCTGCATTCGAAGAGCGCGGGTTCGGTTGCCCAGGTGCGCGGCTTTCTTCATGACCTTGCCGACCATGTGCGGCCGGCCGTGCTGCAGTGGCGTGCAGATATGCAGCATCAGGCCGCAGCCAGAGGTCTGGGGAATGTCCAGCCCTGGGACATTGCCTATCTGCAGGCCTCGTCGCGCGAGGTGCTTTCCACCGAAGCCTTGCGCGAACACTTCCCTCTGAATGCCGTGGTCAGCGCATTGCAGCAGTTGGCGGAAAAACTGTTTGGCGTAACGCTGCTGGCCAAGCCGCTGGCAACCTGGGATGAAAGCGTGCAACCGTTTGAGGTGTGGCAGGACAACGCCTTGATCGGTTTCCTGTACTTGGACGCCGTACAGCATGCTGGCAAGCAACCTGACTCGGTGTTCACCACCTACATTCGCAATCGTCGGGTCGATGCCGAGGGCATCTTCCAGGCGGCCTCGGTGGTGGTCTACAGCGACGTGCCTGCAGCGCTGCCGGGTAGTCAGCCGTTGCTGGACCATCTGTCACTGCGCAAGCTGTTCCATGAGTTTGGCCATGCCTTGCACCATTTGCTGGTGCGCACGACCAACCACGTGATGTCCAACGTCACCGAACTCGGTACCGATGGCGTGGAACTGTTCGGCAAGCTGTTTGAGCGCTGGGTCTGGGACGCGGATTACCTGGTGGCGATCTCTTCGCCACTTCAGGATGGCAGCAAGCTTTCCCGGGCCCGGGTCGATGAATGCCTGCGCCGCTTGCGGCAGCAAGGTGTGGAAGAAACCGCGCGCGACCTGAGCATGGCGCTGTTCGATCTGGACCTGCATGGCACGCCGAACGATGGCCGGTCCCTCGAGCAGCGCCTGGGCGATGCTCGTGAGCGTTGTGGCTACTGGCCCTTGGCCGATTTCGAGCACCCGGCGCATGCCTTCGACCATCTGGTAAATGGCTACGATGCCGGTTATTACGCCTATCTGTGGTCGGACGTGCACGCATTCGACCTGTTCACCCGCTTCGAGGCCCAAGGCCTGCTGGACCGGGCCACAGGCCGGGCGCTGCAGGAGACATTGCTTGCCCCTGGGGCATCGCGACCTTTACGTGACGGTATTGAGGCGTTTCTCGGCCGGCAGTCAAGCCAACTGCCCTTCCTGCGTTGGCATGGCCTGAAGTGA
- a CDS encoding YheV family putative zinc ribbon protein, with product MSEVAVNKTKKRFIAGAVCPACSETDKLMMWNEDGVPHRECVACGFTDTLNEQGLSVPKELGTRVNHLEPKAAPAKVQTVQFFPNPKLKKPAE from the coding sequence ATGAGCGAGGTAGCCGTGAACAAGACCAAGAAACGCTTCATTGCCGGGGCGGTATGCCCGGCGTGCAGCGAGACCGACAAGCTGATGATGTGGAACGAAGACGGCGTACCGCACCGCGAGTGCGTGGCCTGCGGCTTTACTGACACCCTCAACGAGCAGGGCTTGTCGGTGCCGAAGGAGCTCGGCACCCGGGTCAACCATCTGGAGCCGAAAGCCGCGCCGGCCAAGGTACAGACGGTGCAGTTCTTCCCCAACCCGAAGCTGAAGAAACCGGCTGAATAA
- the prlC gene encoding oligopeptidase A — protein sequence MSANNPLLQSYDLPPFSQIRAEHVLPAIEAILADNRKAIAEILEKQGKNPTWAGLVLAIDELNDRLGAAWSPVSHLNAVCNSAELREAYESCLPALSAYSTELGQNRALFEAYQALIDSPEAAGFDVAQKTILEHALRDFRLSGIDLPADKQQRYAEVQSKLSELGSRFSNQLLDATQAWTKHVTDEAALAGLTDSAKAQMAAAAQAKGLDGWLITLEFPSYYAVMTYASDRALREELYAAYCTRASDQGPNAGQFDNGPVMQEILDLRQELAELLGYKNYAELSLATKMAESSDQVLSFLRDLAKRSKPFAAQDLEQLKAYAAEQGCPELASWDAGYFGEKLREQRYSVSQEALRAYFPIDKVLGGLFSIVQRLYGIEIAELKGFDSWHPDVRLFEIKENGQHVGRFFFDLYARANKRGGAWMDGARDRRRTAAGQLQSPVANLVCNFTPAAPGKPALLTHDEVTTLFHEFGHGLHHMLTRIEHPGVSGINGVAWDAVELPSQFMENWCWEPEGLALISSHYETGAPLPQDLLDKMLAAKNFQSGMMMVRQLEFSLFDFELHATHGDGRSVLQVLEGVRDEVSVMRPPAYNRFPNSFAHIFAGGYAAGYYSYKWAEVLSADAFSRFEEEGVLNAETGRAFREAILARGGSREPMELFVDFRGREPSIDALLRHSGLSEDAAA from the coding sequence GTGAGTGCGAACAACCCGCTTCTGCAGTCCTACGATCTGCCGCCCTTCTCGCAAATCCGTGCCGAACACGTGTTGCCGGCGATCGAAGCGATCCTGGCCGACAACCGTAAAGCCATTGCCGAGATCCTCGAAAAGCAGGGCAAGAACCCTACCTGGGCTGGCCTGGTGCTGGCCATTGACGAACTGAATGACCGCCTGGGCGCCGCCTGGAGCCCGGTCAGCCACCTCAATGCGGTGTGCAACAGCGCTGAGCTGCGCGAAGCCTACGAGTCTTGCCTGCCGGCGCTTAGCGCCTACTCTACCGAACTGGGCCAGAACCGTGCGCTGTTCGAAGCCTACCAGGCGCTGATCGACAGCCCCGAAGCCGCCGGCTTCGATGTGGCGCAAAAGACTATCCTCGAGCACGCCCTGCGGGACTTCCGCCTGTCGGGTATCGACCTGCCGGCGGATAAACAGCAGCGCTACGCCGAAGTGCAGAGCAAGCTCAGCGAGCTGGGCAGCCGTTTCTCCAACCAGCTGCTCGACGCCACACAGGCCTGGACCAAGCATGTTACCGACGAAGCCGCGCTGGCCGGCCTGACCGATTCGGCCAAGGCGCAGATGGCCGCGGCCGCCCAGGCCAAGGGCCTCGACGGCTGGCTGATCACCCTGGAATTCCCCAGCTACTACGCGGTGATGACCTACGCCAGCGACCGCGCCCTGCGCGAAGAGCTATACGCGGCCTACTGCACCCGCGCCTCGGACCAGGGCCCGAATGCCGGCCAGTTCGACAACGGCCCGGTGATGCAGGAAATCCTTGACCTGCGCCAGGAGCTGGCCGAACTGCTGGGCTACAAGAACTACGCGGAGCTTAGCCTGGCCACCAAGATGGCCGAGTCCAGTGACCAGGTGCTGAGCTTCCTGCGTGACCTGGCCAAGCGGTCCAAGCCGTTCGCCGCCCAGGACCTGGAGCAGCTCAAGGCTTATGCCGCCGAGCAGGGCTGCCCTGAGCTGGCCAGCTGGGACGCCGGGTACTTCGGCGAGAAGCTGCGCGAGCAGCGCTACAGCGTGTCGCAGGAAGCCCTGCGCGCCTACTTCCCGATCGACAAGGTGCTGGGTGGCCTGTTCAGCATCGTGCAGCGCCTTTACGGTATCGAGATTGCCGAGCTCAAGGGCTTCGACAGCTGGCACCCGGATGTGCGCCTGTTCGAGATCAAGGAAAACGGCCAGCACGTCGGCCGCTTCTTCTTCGACCTCTACGCGCGCGCCAACAAGCGTGGCGGCGCCTGGATGGATGGCGCGCGTGACCGTCGCCGCACAGCCGCTGGCCAGTTGCAGAGCCCCGTGGCCAACCTGGTGTGCAACTTCACCCCGGCCGCGCCCGGCAAGCCGGCGCTTTTGACCCACGATGAAGTCACCACCTTGTTCCACGAGTTCGGCCACGGTCTGCACCACATGCTGACCCGCATCGAGCATCCCGGTGTATCCGGCATCAACGGCGTGGCCTGGGACGCAGTCGAACTGCCGAGCCAGTTCATGGAAAACTGGTGCTGGGAGCCGGAAGGCCTCGCACTGATTTCCTCCCACTACGAAACTGGCGCCCCCCTGCCCCAGGACCTGCTGGACAAGATGCTGGCGGCAAAGAACTTCCAGTCGGGCATGATGATGGTGCGCCAGTTGGAGTTCTCGCTGTTCGACTTCGAGCTGCATGCAACCCATGGTGACGGCCGCAGCGTGCTGCAGGTGCTCGAAGGCGTGCGCGACGAGGTGTCTGTCATGCGCCCACCGGCGTACAACCGCTTCCCCAACAGCTTTGCGCACATCTTTGCTGGTGGTTATGCGGCGGGCTACTACAGCTACAAGTGGGCCGAGGTGCTGTCGGCAGACGCCTTCTCGCGCTTTGAGGAAGAAGGCGTGCTGAATGCCGAAACCGGCCGAGCCTTCCGCGAGGCGATCCTGGCACGTGGTGGTTCGCGCGAGCCGATGGAGCTGTTCGTCGACTTCCGTGGCCGTGAGCCTTCCATCGATGCCTTGCTGCGCCATAGTGGCCTGAGCGAGGACGCTGCAGCATGA
- a CDS encoding gamma carbonic anhydrase family protein produces MAIRSFQQHTPKVGPRAFVDRSAVVLGDVEIGEDSSVWPLTVIRGDMHRIRIGARTSVQDGSVLHITHAGPFNPDGFPLIIGDEVTIGHKVMLHGCTLGNRILVGMGSTIMDGAIVEDEVIIGAGSLVPPGKRLVSGYLYMGSPVKQARLLNDQEHAFFAYSASNYVKLKDQHLAEGYDQPE; encoded by the coding sequence ATGGCCATCCGAAGCTTCCAGCAACACACTCCGAAAGTTGGGCCCAGGGCCTTCGTCGACCGATCGGCGGTAGTGCTGGGCGACGTGGAAATCGGTGAAGACAGCTCCGTATGGCCTTTGACTGTGATACGCGGCGACATGCACCGCATCCGCATCGGCGCGCGTACCAGCGTGCAGGATGGCAGCGTGCTGCACATTACCCATGCCGGCCCGTTCAACCCGGACGGCTTCCCGCTGATCATCGGTGACGAAGTGACCATCGGCCACAAGGTCATGTTGCATGGCTGCACCCTGGGCAACCGCATCCTGGTCGGCATGGGCAGCACCATCATGGACGGCGCCATTGTCGAGGACGAAGTGATCATCGGCGCCGGCAGCCTGGTACCGCCGGGCAAGCGCCTGGTCAGTGGCTACCTGTACATGGGCAGCCCGGTGAAGCAAGCCCGGCTGCTGAACGACCAGGAACACGCGTTCTTCGCCTACAGCGCCAGTAACTACGTGAAGCTCAAGGACCAGCACCTGGCCGAAGGCTACGACCAACCGGAATAA
- a CDS encoding HAD family hydrolase, with amino-acid sequence MHQQNILFDLDGTLTDPRQGITRSIQYALAKLGIDEPDLTRLEHFIGPPLLQAFMQFYSFDEAKAWDAVNFYRERFRVTGLYENLVFEGVPELLDALNGQGRTLYIATSKPWEFAREIARHFAFDHHFKVIYGSELDGTRTNKVELIRHLLEEEGLDPAQTLMIGDRKHDLIGARSNGLQAVAVGYGFGSQEELMAEEPAYHFATLAEMHQAFLKA; translated from the coding sequence ATGCACCAGCAAAACATCCTCTTCGACCTCGACGGCACCCTGACCGACCCACGCCAGGGCATCACCCGCTCGATCCAGTATGCCCTGGCCAAACTGGGCATCGACGAGCCGGACCTGACCCGCCTCGAGCACTTCATCGGCCCACCCCTGCTGCAGGCCTTCATGCAGTTCTACAGCTTCGACGAAGCCAAGGCCTGGGATGCGGTGAACTTCTATCGGGAACGCTTCAGGGTCACCGGCCTGTACGAAAACCTGGTATTCGAAGGTGTGCCGGAGCTGCTCGATGCCCTGAACGGCCAGGGTCGCACGCTGTACATCGCCACCTCCAAGCCGTGGGAGTTCGCCCGTGAAATCGCCCGGCACTTCGCCTTCGACCACCACTTCAAGGTGATCTACGGCAGTGAACTGGATGGCACGCGCACCAACAAGGTCGAGTTGATTCGTCACCTGCTTGAGGAAGAAGGGCTGGACCCGGCGCAGACGCTGATGATCGGCGACCGCAAGCATGACCTGATCGGTGCGCGCAGCAATGGCTTGCAGGCGGTGGCGGTGGGGTACGGGTTTGGTAGCCAGGAAGAACTGATGGCGGAAGAGCCGGCCTACCACTTTGCTACCTTGGCCGAGATGCATCAGGCATTCCTCAAGGCTTGA
- a CDS encoding aminopeptidase, producing MQRSGPGPLDLVFTRLVPLLAVLLLNGCSSAAYYGQLAEGQWQLLRARQPVDQVVANPATSAQLRARLEHAKQARAFASQQLKLPDNRSYRVYADLGRPYVVWNVFATPELSLQPVTHCFPIAGCVAYRGYYQQGAARGAAALMRQDGMDVYVGGVEAYSTLGWFDDPILSSMVGWSDERLATLIFHELAHQRFYVQDDTEFNESFASFVEQEGTRQWRVARGLAASGGEQGQQREQFIRLVLASRERLQAIYAGPLDDAQKRTAKQAEFERLRREYRQVRDTQWGGDKRYDAWMYGPMSNAKLLPFGLYDQWVPAFAAVFREVDGDWQRFYHRVEQLGRLPIDERKAALRRLMASR from the coding sequence ATGCAGCGCTCAGGCCCTGGGCCACTCGACCTTGTTTTCACCCGTTTGGTTCCCCTGCTGGCGGTGCTCCTGCTGAACGGTTGCAGCAGCGCCGCCTACTATGGGCAGTTGGCCGAGGGCCAGTGGCAGCTGCTACGCGCACGGCAGCCAGTGGATCAGGTAGTGGCCAACCCGGCCACTTCAGCGCAATTGCGCGCGCGCCTGGAGCACGCCAAGCAGGCGCGGGCATTTGCCAGCCAGCAGCTGAAGCTGCCGGACAACCGCAGCTACCGGGTGTACGCCGACCTTGGCCGGCCCTACGTGGTATGGAATGTGTTCGCCACCCCCGAGCTGTCGTTGCAGCCAGTGACGCACTGCTTCCCGATCGCAGGGTGTGTGGCCTATCGCGGCTATTACCAGCAAGGCGCGGCGCGTGGGGCGGCGGCGTTGATGCGCCAGGACGGCATGGATGTATACGTGGGCGGCGTGGAGGCCTATTCGACCCTGGGCTGGTTCGACGACCCGATTCTGTCGTCGATGGTGGGTTGGAGCGACGAGCGCCTGGCCACGCTGATCTTCCATGAGCTGGCCCACCAGCGCTTCTATGTGCAGGACGACACCGAGTTCAACGAGTCGTTTGCCTCATTCGTCGAGCAGGAAGGCACGCGGCAATGGCGCGTGGCGCGGGGCCTGGCTGCCTCTGGCGGGGAGCAGGGGCAGCAGCGTGAGCAGTTCATCCGGTTGGTGCTGGCCAGCCGCGAGCGGTTGCAGGCGATTTATGCCGGGCCTCTGGATGATGCGCAGAAGCGGACGGCCAAGCAGGCGGAGTTCGAGCGGCTTAGGCGGGAATACCGGCAAGTGCGTGATACCCAGTGGGGTGGTGACAAGCGCTATGACGCCTGGATGTATGGGCCGATGAGCAATGCCAAGCTGCTGCCGTTCGGGCTGTATGACCAGTGGGTACCGGCGTTTGCGGCGGTGTTCCGTGAGGTTGACGGGGATTGGCAGCGTTTTTATCACCGGGTCGAGCAATTGGGGCGGTTGCCGATCGATGAGAGGAAGGCGGCCTTACGGCGGTTGATGGCTAGCCGGTGA
- a CDS encoding PA0061/PA0062 family lipoprotein produces the protein MRALLVTGSLLLISACSTLPDPDPNQAWIDLTPYDNTSLHAVQVDERDWADSRYFEVQPGSHELTVRYQFPVTPSNIGPVEEPLWRDCQVKLTFKDFSAGQRYQLQAGSIGFRPWIKLYDHQQKLVGQGLPAGCQRT, from the coding sequence ATGCGTGCACTGTTGGTCACCGGCTCACTGCTGCTGATATCCGCCTGTTCGACCTTGCCAGACCCGGACCCGAACCAGGCCTGGATCGACCTCACGCCCTACGACAACACCTCGCTGCACGCCGTGCAGGTAGATGAACGCGACTGGGCCGACAGCCGTTATTTCGAAGTACAGCCCGGCAGCCACGAGCTGACCGTGCGCTACCAGTTTCCGGTTACCCCCAGCAATATCGGCCCGGTCGAGGAGCCGTTGTGGCGGGATTGCCAGGTCAAACTGACCTTCAAGGATTTCAGTGCCGGCCAGCGCTACCAGCTGCAGGCTGGCAGCATCGGTTTCCGCCCCTGGATCAAACTCTACGACCATCAGCAAAAACTGGTTGGCCAGGGCTTGCCTGCAGGCTGCCAGCGCACCTGA
- a CDS encoding PA0061/PA0062 family lipoprotein: MRQPMMLIALSALGACASPLPPVDPKQAWVDLYTMTPGRVIMADRLDDKRLEDGRYFQVTPGKHELVVRFDYEIYGGGLMTQPRDRTCYLTVRFDNFKAGERYRLEARAPVMEPQVLLYDGSRKVVVNEPSEVFCIP; this comes from the coding sequence ATGCGCCAGCCCATGATGCTGATCGCCCTCAGTGCACTGGGGGCATGCGCCAGCCCCTTGCCGCCCGTCGACCCCAAGCAGGCCTGGGTCGACCTGTATACCATGACTCCCGGCAGGGTGATCATGGCCGACCGCCTCGACGACAAGCGCCTGGAAGATGGCCGTTACTTCCAGGTGACGCCGGGCAAGCACGAACTGGTAGTGCGCTTCGATTACGAGATATATGGGGGCGGCCTCATGACCCAGCCCCGGGATCGTACCTGTTACCTGACTGTTCGCTTTGACAACTTCAAGGCCGGTGAACGCTATCGCCTGGAGGCACGGGCGCCGGTGATGGAACCGCAGGTGCTGCTGTATGACGGCAGCCGCAAGGTGGTGGTGAACGAGCCTAGCGAGGTGTTCTGCATTCCTTGA
- a CDS encoding DUF1161 domain-containing protein yields the protein MIRVAIAVLASLVATSAVAAVKPCEELKAEIEAKIQAQGVSSYTLEIVPNSEVKDQNMVVGTCDGGTKKIIYQKNDR from the coding sequence ATGATTCGCGTAGCAATCGCCGTGTTGGCTTCCCTGGTCGCCACATCTGCAGTGGCGGCGGTCAAGCCGTGCGAGGAACTCAAAGCCGAGATCGAGGCCAAGATCCAGGCCCAGGGGGTTTCGTCCTATACCCTGGAGATCGTGCCCAACAGCGAGGTCAAGGACCAGAACATGGTCGTCGGGACCTGCGATGGCGGGACCAAGAAGATCATTTATCAGAAGAATGATCGGTAG
- a CDS encoding OsmC family protein: protein MKKTASAIWQGGLKDGKGLLSTESGALKQNPYGFNTRFEGSPGTNPEELIGAAHAGCFSMALSMMLGEAGFTPDRIDTAAEVTLDKQADGFAITAVHLVLRAKVPGASEAQFLQIADKAKAGCPVSKVLNAKISLDAALVG, encoded by the coding sequence ATGAAAAAGACAGCATCGGCGATCTGGCAAGGTGGCCTGAAGGACGGCAAAGGCCTGCTTTCTACCGAAAGTGGCGCGCTCAAGCAGAACCCCTACGGCTTCAACACCCGTTTCGAGGGCTCGCCCGGGACCAACCCGGAGGAGCTGATTGGTGCGGCGCATGCCGGCTGTTTCTCGATGGCGCTGTCGATGATGCTGGGCGAAGCGGGGTTCACCCCGGACAGGATCGACACCGCTGCCGAAGTGACACTCGACAAGCAAGCTGATGGCTTTGCCATTACCGCGGTGCATCTGGTACTGAGGGCCAAGGTACCCGGTGCAAGTGAAGCGCAGTTCTTGCAGATCGCCGACAAGGCCAAGGCCGGGTGCCCGGTGTCCAAGGTGTTGAACGCGAAGATCAGCCTGGATGCGGCGCTGGTGGGTTGA
- a CDS encoding LLM class flavin-dependent oxidoreductase, protein MTQLRDLKISTLDLVPVRADAGPAQSLRNSLDLAQHVERFGYNRFWVAEHHNMDGIASSATSVLIGYLAGGTSSIRVGSGGVMLPNHAPLVIAEQFGTLASLYPGRIDLGLGRAPGSDQMTAYALRRDRAGGPDDFPDDVEELSRYLGPRTDDQKVIAVPGHDTEVPMWLLGSSLFSAQLAGMRGMPYAFASHFAPRYMHEAIRVYRNHFKPSTTLDKPYVMLGIPMVVAETDEKAEYLATSVYQRILALIRGQSLMQKPPVESMDGLWLPHERDAVGSFLGLAMIGSPQKVRAKVEVLLEQTGADELIFTCDLYEHADRIRSYELMAQALKTA, encoded by the coding sequence ATGACGCAGCTGCGTGACCTGAAGATTTCCACCCTCGACCTGGTGCCGGTACGCGCCGACGCCGGCCCGGCGCAGTCGCTGCGCAACTCGCTGGACCTGGCGCAGCACGTCGAGCGCTTTGGCTACAACCGCTTCTGGGTAGCCGAGCACCACAACATGGACGGCATCGCCAGCTCGGCGACTTCGGTGCTGATCGGCTACCTGGCGGGGGGTACCTCGAGCATTCGCGTGGGCTCTGGCGGGGTCATGCTGCCCAACCATGCACCGCTGGTAATCGCCGAGCAGTTCGGCACCCTGGCCAGCCTGTACCCGGGGCGCATCGACCTGGGGTTGGGCCGCGCGCCAGGTTCCGACCAGATGACCGCCTACGCCCTGCGCCGCGACCGCGCCGGAGGCCCGGATGACTTCCCGGACGATGTCGAGGAACTGTCACGCTACCTCGGCCCGCGTACCGATGATCAAAAAGTGATCGCCGTGCCAGGGCACGATACCGAGGTGCCGATGTGGCTCCTCGGCTCCAGCCTGTTCAGCGCTCAACTGGCCGGCATGCGCGGCATGCCCTACGCCTTCGCCTCGCACTTTGCGCCGCGCTACATGCACGAGGCGATCCGCGTGTACCGCAACCACTTCAAGCCCTCGACCACATTGGACAAGCCGTATGTGATGTTGGGCATCCCCATGGTGGTGGCGGAAACCGACGAAAAGGCCGAGTACCTGGCCACTTCGGTGTACCAGCGCATCCTCGCGCTGATTCGCGGGCAGAGCCTGATGCAGAAGCCGCCTGTGGAAAGCATGGATGGGCTGTGGCTGCCCCATGAACGGGACGCGGTGGGTAGCTTCCTCGGCCTGGCGATGATTGGCAGCCCGCAGAAGGTGCGGGCCAAGGTGGAAGTACTGCTGGAGCAGACCGGGGCAGATGAGCTGATCTTCACCTGTGATTTGTATGAGCATGCGGACCGGATTCGGTCCTATGAACTGATGGCGCAGGCTCTCAAGACCGCGTGA
- a CDS encoding DUF1161 domain-containing protein, with translation MNKLILALGLMTLAGGALAAGKPCEELKAEIAAKLDAKGVTGYKLEIVDKGDPAGKVIGSCEAGTKEIVYRRG, from the coding sequence ATGAATAAACTGATTCTGGCGCTGGGCCTGATGACGCTGGCCGGTGGTGCGCTGGCGGCGGGCAAGCCGTGCGAGGAGCTCAAGGCAGAGATTGCGGCCAAGCTGGATGCCAAGGGGGTCACCGGCTACAAGCTGGAGATAGTCGACAAGGGCGACCCGGCCGGCAAGGTGATTGGCAGCTGCGAGGCTGGTACCAAGGAGATTGTGTACCGCCGCGGCTAA
- a CDS encoding dodecin — MTDHHTYKKIELVGSSTTSIEEAINNALAEAGKSIKHLEWFEVIDTRGHIRDNKAAHFQVTLKVGFRIANS; from the coding sequence ATGACCGATCATCACACCTACAAGAAGATCGAGCTGGTGGGGTCTTCGACCACCAGCATCGAAGAGGCGATCAACAATGCCCTGGCCGAAGCCGGCAAGAGCATCAAGCACCTGGAGTGGTTCGAAGTGATAGATACCCGTGGCCATATCCGTGACAACAAGGCGGCGCATTTCCAGGTCACGCTGAAGGTCGGCTTCCGTATCGCCAATAGCTGA
- a CDS encoding DUF883 family protein: protein MHRNSLRRTSLESMEAEIESLLKSLENLKHDASEESQKSVKAIRSNAESALRHSRHLLSDAYEEVKHRTRQTGIATRDYAQEHPYTTAGVAIGALGLLAAYLMCKRN from the coding sequence ATGCACCGCAATTCGCTGCGTAGAACGTCCCTGGAAAGCATGGAAGCGGAGATCGAGAGCCTTCTGAAAAGCCTGGAAAACCTCAAGCATGATGCGTCGGAGGAGTCCCAGAAATCGGTGAAGGCAATCCGCAGCAACGCCGAGAGTGCCCTGCGTCATTCGCGCCACCTGTTGAGCGATGCCTACGAGGAAGTGAAGCACCGCACCCGCCAGACCGGCATCGCCACCCGCGACTATGCCCAGGAACACCCGTACACAACTGCCGGCGTTGCCATTGGCGCGCTAGGCTTGCTGGCGGCGTACCTGATGTGCAAACGCAACTAA